The DNA window CTGTGGGTAATGGAGATGGTCGGCAATCGCTCGTCCATTCGGGCCGGATCGGTCAGCCCCCAGACGGTGATCTCGTCAATGCTTTCCAGCCCCTGGAGCAGACGCTCCAGCAACCCCCGTTCATAGGCGGCGATCCCGGTGAACGCCGACGCCAGCGCGTGGCGCCGGTCTAGTGAATCATCGCTGGCCAGCGTCCGCCCGATCTCGGCCAGATAGTCGACCGCCGCCAGCACGCCGGCCAGGCACTCGTGGTTCTGCGTGCCCGTCATCCATTTGCCAGGCAGCTCATCCGGCGCCGGCCGCAACTTATAGGCGGCCGTCTGTTCCAGCAGCTCCCGTCGGCCCCACAGCACGCCGATATGCGGCCCAAAAAACTTGTACGCGGAACAGGCCAGAAAATCGCAGCCCAGCGCCGCTACATCCAGCAAGGCATGCGGCGCATAATGCACGGCGTCGGCGTACACGAGTGCGTTCTGCTGATGGGCTGCGTCCGCCATCGCTCGCACCGGGTTGATCGTTCCTACGCTATTGCTCGCACAGCCGACCGCGACCAGACGGGTGCGCTCGTTCAGCTGGGAATAGTAGCTGTCCAGGTCAAGCGTACAGGTCGCCGGATCGACTTCCACATACCGCACGACCGCCCCGACGTCGGCCGCCGCCAGCACCCAGGGAGAAACGTTCGCATCGTGATCCAGCCGGGTGACGATCACCTCGTCGCCCGCTTTCCAGGTGCGGGAGAGCGCCCGCGACATGGCGAAGGTCAGCGTCGTCATGTTGGGGCCGAAAACGATCTGATCGGGATCGGCGGACCCGACAAAATCCGCCATCGCCTGGTGCGTGCGGTCCAGGATCGCGTCGCTCTCGCGGCTGGAAGCGAAAAGCCCGCCATGGTTGGCGTTGTGATGGGCCAGGTAATCGCTAATCGCTTCGATCACGCGCTGCGGAACCTGGGTTCCTGCCGGACCGTCAAAGTAGATCGCCCGATCTTTCCCCACCTGACGCGACAAAGCAGGAAACTGGCGACGGCAAGCGCGCGCCATTTCATCCGTATACATAACAATTCCCGGGGTTGAAGAGAGCCGCTAAGAAACGGCCGGCGCGCTGCACACCCATTTATTTTAGAGTGCCCGTACCGCGAAGGAAATCAGCCTGCTTTGTCAGAAAGACGAACGCCCCCTTCCGCTCTCCTGTAGCTGAACTCGCCAAAATTTGGACGCCGCTTCTTTCGCCCAGAACGCTCACGCCAAAGTCTGGCGACTTCGGCTACGTGCTGGTGCAACGCGCAGCGGCCGCGTGACCGGTTCCAGCGGCGCAGGCCGCATATCTTTTGCGACCTCCCTTTCTTCGCGACGACTCATTCCCGGCGCCCTCGTGCGTCGAAGCTAAGGAGGCGGCCGTAATCGCGCGGTCCCCAGTCGAGCTTCCCAGCGCCGCCCCGCTGGATCAGATTCCCCTTAATACAGGTCCGCAAGCAATGACGGCAGCCGCAGTTCATTGGCACGAAGGCATGTTCCTCCGTCCGCAGCATTTCCAGGCGGGCCAGCGAAACCTGGCCCACATGGCCGCCCGCAACGCCAAGTGGGATCAGCACTACAACTGGGGCTTGCGCTCGATTGAGATCGATACCGACGCTCTGTCGAACTATCGCTTTCTCGTCCGTTCCCTCCAGGCGCGGCTTCGCGACGGCATGACCGTGTCCATCCCCGACGACGGC is part of the Lignipirellula cremea genome and encodes:
- a CDS encoding cysteine desulfurase-like protein, whose product is MYTDEMARACRRQFPALSRQVGKDRAIYFDGPAGTQVPQRVIEAISDYLAHHNANHGGLFASSRESDAILDRTHQAMADFVGSADPDQIVFGPNMTTLTFAMSRALSRTWKAGDEVIVTRLDHDANVSPWVLAAADVGAVVRYVEVDPATCTLDLDSYYSQLNERTRLVAVGCASNSVGTINPVRAMADAAHQQNALVYADAVHYAPHALLDVAALGCDFLACSAYKFFGPHIGVLWGRRELLEQTAAYKLRPAPDELPGKWMTGTQNHECLAGVLAAVDYLAEIGRTLASDDSLDRRHALASAFTGIAAYERGLLERLLQGLESIDEITVWGLTDPARMDERLPTISITHSRLTATQLATALGNHGVFVWHGNYYALQLTESLGLEPEGMVRIGLVHYNTTDEVDRLIELLGGALNV